From the Pseudomonas baltica genome, one window contains:
- a CDS encoding SDR family oxidoreductase, protein MNNKPQALVTGANKGIGLAIARGLAEAGFFVWIGARDSARGELAVADLRGHGLDVGLIELDVADEASVHRATATLTSQITSLDVLINNAGIAVDMTKPPSEVQMKDMKAVFEVNLFGPVRVTQAFLPLLKAANQARIVMMSSGVGSLTLITDPTSIYSTVNLLDYTSSKVALNAVMVSFAKELEPLGIKVNAVEPGHVRTDLNGNSGVLTPEEGAATAIKMALLGPEGPTGGFFGSHGRQPW, encoded by the coding sequence ATGAATAACAAACCACAGGCGCTTGTCACTGGCGCCAATAAAGGCATCGGTCTGGCTATAGCCAGAGGCCTCGCAGAGGCTGGCTTTTTCGTCTGGATTGGCGCTCGGGACAGTGCGCGTGGCGAGCTTGCCGTTGCAGATTTACGTGGACACGGACTCGATGTGGGATTGATTGAGCTGGACGTCGCAGACGAAGCCAGCGTGCATCGCGCCACTGCTACCTTAACCTCTCAAATTACCTCGCTCGATGTTCTAATCAACAATGCTGGCATTGCCGTTGATATGACTAAGCCTCCTAGCGAAGTCCAGATGAAGGATATGAAAGCGGTTTTCGAGGTCAACCTCTTCGGTCCAGTACGCGTTACCCAGGCCTTCCTTCCTTTGCTCAAGGCCGCCAACCAGGCACGGATCGTGATGATGAGCAGCGGGGTGGGTTCACTGACTTTAATAACTGATCCGACTTCGATCTACTCGACCGTCAACCTTCTCGACTACACCTCGTCCAAGGTGGCGCTGAACGCTGTTATGGTTTCTTTCGCAAAAGAGCTAGAGCCGCTGGGAATCAAGGTGAACGCAGTCGAACCCGGGCATGTGCGTACTGATCTCAATGGGAATTCAGGCGTGTTAACGCCTGAAGAGGGCGCAGCAACGGCGATCAAAATGGCATTGCTTGGACCAGAAGGGCCAACGGGCGGCTTTTTTGGAAGTCATGGCCGCCAACCTTGGTGA